One stretch of Leptospira mtsangambouensis DNA includes these proteins:
- a CDS encoding Na/Pi cotransporter family protein: MNWSLLIQVLGGLGIFIYGMKLLSESLQRVAGDRLRSFLSSMTRNRVSAVFSGLFITSTIQSSSATTVLVVGFVNAGLISLAQAIGVIMGANIGTTITAWIVSFLGFKFNIASFALPAVAAGVILNFSRKESRSGWGSFLIGFGFLFLGLDYLKTSVPDSAKDPDSFLFLQQYTNMGFNTILLFVLIGALLTIVIQSSSASTTITITLAFSGYIPIDAAYGMILGENIGTTITANLAAIPGNRNAKKAALAHTLFNVFGVVWALLFFKLFTGIVDDLIPGDPLTDKESTRFHISLFHTMFNVTNTLILIWFVNTISKVVSAIVDGLASKTGKDKDSIRLLQAGSVKTTELAMVELVEFTKKIIRDTYDFLRLTEQILLQPYDATRIGQVLKKEEELDQVRTEVLTYLNQIQETGVTGNYAKDVLGIMERVKAVEEMGDNFASIARKMRKSHRQKVSLDKTFGHSVKDQMDLLKHHYDILLVNLDQSETFDILGNPQIRNQSREYRFQMIRSIKKNDSKVKKKKYQKKDNLMPALLYRDISRNLDNISRLLNAAIYADV, translated from the coding sequence ATGAATTGGTCACTACTTATTCAAGTTTTAGGTGGACTCGGGATTTTCATCTACGGGATGAAATTACTAAGTGAGTCCTTACAACGTGTGGCGGGAGATAGGCTTCGTTCCTTTCTTTCGTCTATGACGAGAAACAGAGTTTCTGCTGTGTTCAGCGGACTATTTATTACATCTACAATACAATCCAGTTCGGCAACCACCGTTCTTGTGGTTGGATTTGTGAATGCTGGTTTAATTTCTCTCGCTCAAGCCATCGGTGTGATCATGGGGGCCAATATTGGAACCACCATCACTGCATGGATTGTATCTTTTTTAGGATTTAAGTTCAATATTGCATCGTTCGCATTGCCTGCAGTTGCTGCAGGGGTGATCTTAAATTTTTCAAGGAAAGAAAGTCGATCCGGTTGGGGAAGTTTCCTCATTGGGTTTGGATTTTTGTTTTTGGGATTGGATTATTTAAAAACATCCGTTCCTGATAGTGCAAAGGATCCAGATAGTTTTCTCTTTTTACAACAATACACGAATATGGGATTCAACACCATATTGTTATTTGTATTGATTGGTGCACTATTAACGATTGTTATCCAATCTTCTTCTGCTTCCACAACCATTACCATCACCTTAGCATTCTCTGGTTATATCCCAATCGATGCTGCTTATGGTATGATCCTTGGGGAAAACATTGGAACAACTATCACTGCCAACCTTGCAGCCATTCCGGGGAATCGAAATGCTAAAAAAGCAGCTCTTGCCCATACCTTGTTCAATGTGTTCGGTGTGGTCTGGGCCCTTCTCTTTTTCAAACTGTTCACAGGAATTGTGGATGATTTGATACCTGGTGATCCACTCACTGATAAAGAATCAACAAGATTCCATATCTCATTGTTTCATACAATGTTTAACGTGACAAACACCCTGATCCTCATTTGGTTTGTGAATACGATCTCCAAAGTGGTAAGTGCCATTGTTGACGGACTTGCTTCCAAAACGGGAAAAGACAAAGATTCCATTCGATTATTACAAGCTGGTAGTGTAAAAACAACTGAACTTGCGATGGTAGAACTTGTTGAGTTCACTAAAAAAATCATTCGAGATACGTATGATTTCCTTCGTTTGACAGAACAAATTTTACTTCAACCATACGATGCCACAAGAATTGGCCAAGTATTGAAAAAAGAAGAAGAATTGGACCAAGTCCGCACTGAAGTTTTGACCTATCTAAACCAAATCCAAGAAACCGGTGTCACTGGTAACTATGCGAAAGATGTTTTAGGAATTATGGAAAGAGTGAAGGCAGTGGAAGAGATGGGCGATAACTTTGCATCCATTGCAAGGAAAATGAGAAAGTCCCACCGCCAAAAAGTGTCACTCGACAAAACGTTCGGTCATTCTGTAAAAGACCAAATGGATTTACTCAAACACCACTACGACATTTTGTTAGTGAACTTGGATCAAAGTGAAACATTTGATATCCTTGGTAATCCGCAGATTCGTAACCAAAGTCGCGAATATCGTTTTCAAATGATTCGTTCCATTAAAAAGAACGATTCTAAAGTGAAGAAGAAAAAGTATCAGAAAAAAGACAATTTGATGCCAGCTCTTCTTTATCGTGATATTTCTCGTAATTTGGACAATATTTCCAGACTACTCAATGCGGCGATTTATGCGGACGTTTAG
- a CDS encoding FKBP-type peptidyl-prolyl cis-trans isomerase — protein sequence MNMSKTISKGMVVGFSYHLKNAQGETLDQSDEPLLYLHGWQNIIPGLEKELEGLVNGDSKNVTVPPEDGYGTYNEALIFQVPKTELPPEAELEVGMEFQTDTPEGRMVLYLQEVRDADVILNGNHPLAGETLHFAVTIKSIREATEEELQHGHVHGPGGHHHH from the coding sequence ATGAATATGTCAAAAACCATCAGCAAAGGAATGGTTGTAGGATTTTCCTATCACCTAAAGAACGCCCAGGGAGAAACTCTGGACCAATCAGACGAACCACTATTATACCTCCACGGCTGGCAAAACATCATTCCCGGTTTGGAAAAAGAACTAGAAGGATTAGTGAACGGAGATTCTAAAAATGTAACTGTACCACCTGAAGATGGTTATGGGACATATAACGAAGCTCTTATCTTTCAAGTTCCTAAAACGGAACTCCCACCGGAAGCAGAGTTGGAAGTGGGAATGGAATTTCAAACGGACACACCTGAAGGTAGAATGGTTCTATACTTACAAGAAGTTCGTGATGCAGATGTCATTCTGAACGGCAATCACCCGTTAGCTGGAGAAACCCTCCACTTTGCTGTCACAATCAAATCCATCCGCGAGGCAACGGAAGAAGAATTGCAACACGGTCACGTGCACGGTCCTGGCGGACACCACCACCACTAG
- a CDS encoding RNA recognition motif domain-containing protein, translating to MSVNIYVGNLSYDMTEGKLSELFGAHGAVTSAKIITDQYSGRSKGFGFIEMKDGKEADNAIKELNGKNILNREMKVNIAKPKTNNWR from the coding sequence ATGTCAGTAAACATTTACGTTGGCAACCTCTCTTACGATATGACTGAAGGTAAACTCAGTGAGCTTTTCGGAGCACACGGAGCAGTAACTTCTGCAAAAATCATCACTGACCAGTATTCTGGCCGTTCTAAAGGTTTCGGATTCATCGAAATGAAAGATGGAAAAGAAGCTGATAACGCAATTAAAGAACTTAACGGAAAGAACATTCTTAACCGTGAGATGAAAGTAAACATCGCAAAACCTAAAACTAACAACTGGAGATAA
- a CDS encoding AAA family ATPase — translation MEPQNLSNSETNHTSSDTGKTLLALRGIPGSGKSSLAKAISLTNGAPIYSIDSYFEDEAGEYHFDYQKNHLAYKECEAKTKQALEQRIPFVIVDNTFTLDWELEPYIRLAKEFGYRLHVVTVENRHDGKNVHQIPDEQIEKMKGKYKVVL, via the coding sequence ATGGAACCCCAAAATTTGTCAAACTCTGAAACAAATCACACCTCAAGTGATACAGGCAAAACACTACTTGCTTTAAGAGGAATTCCCGGTTCCGGAAAATCAAGTTTAGCAAAAGCCATTTCCCTCACCAATGGGGCACCAATCTATTCCATTGATTCTTATTTTGAAGATGAAGCCGGAGAATATCATTTTGATTATCAAAAAAACCATTTAGCTTACAAGGAATGTGAAGCCAAAACCAAACAAGCCCTAGAACAGAGAATCCCTTTTGTCATCGTGGACAATACATTTACTTTAGATTGGGAATTAGAACCTTACATTCGTTTAGCGAAAGAATTTGGATATAGACTTCATGTTGTGACAGTGGAGAACCGGCACGATGGAAAAAATGTACACCAGATTCCAGACGAACAAATCGAGAAGATGAAGGGGAAATATAAAGTGGTTTTGTAG
- the fumC gene encoding class II fumarate hydratase: MKTRIETDSMGEIAVENTRYWGAQTERSLHHFHIGNDRFPREMIRALGILKKCAALTNHGLGILSKEKTELIVKASEEVISGILDDHFPLVIWQTGSGTQTNMNANEVISNRAIELAGGVMGSKNPIHPNDDVNKAQSSNDTFPTAMHIACTEQLVHKLIPALQILHDTFQKKSKEFTNIIKIGRTHLQDATPLTLGQEFSGYVQQLSYSIDRVKRVLPSVYRLALGGTAVGTGLNTHPEFAAGAAATIAKETGLPFITAENKFEALAANDSLVEVSGVLKTIASSLMKIANDIRWLASGPRSGIGEISIPENEPGSSIMPGKVNPTQSEAMTMVAAQVIGNDVAVNVGGSSGNFELNVFKPLIIFNVLNSIRLLADAILSFEEHCARGIEPNLETIDQNLNRSLMLVTALNPYIGYDKAAKIAKTAHKENSTLKEAGIKLGILTAEEFDLWVKPEEMISPQE; the protein is encoded by the coding sequence ATGAAAACAAGAATCGAAACCGACTCTATGGGTGAAATTGCTGTAGAAAACACTCGTTACTGGGGTGCACAAACCGAACGTTCCCTCCACCACTTCCATATCGGCAATGATAGATTTCCGAGAGAAATGATTCGAGCTCTTGGAATTTTAAAAAAGTGCGCAGCTCTCACAAATCATGGACTCGGAATTTTATCCAAAGAAAAAACAGAACTCATCGTAAAAGCATCAGAAGAAGTCATCTCAGGAATTTTGGATGACCACTTTCCTCTTGTCATTTGGCAAACGGGATCAGGCACACAAACCAATATGAATGCGAATGAAGTTATATCGAATCGTGCCATCGAATTGGCAGGTGGAGTGATGGGTTCCAAAAATCCCATCCATCCCAATGACGATGTGAACAAAGCACAAAGTTCCAATGATACCTTTCCTACAGCCATGCACATTGCCTGCACAGAACAACTCGTTCACAAACTCATCCCCGCCTTACAAATACTTCACGATACCTTCCAAAAAAAATCAAAAGAGTTTACAAACATCATTAAAATTGGAAGAACCCATTTGCAAGACGCTACACCTCTCACATTAGGGCAGGAGTTTTCGGGTTATGTACAACAACTCTCCTATTCCATAGACAGAGTCAAACGGGTCTTACCATCTGTTTACCGATTGGCACTTGGCGGAACAGCTGTGGGAACAGGACTCAATACCCATCCTGAGTTTGCGGCGGGAGCGGCCGCTACGATAGCGAAAGAAACAGGACTTCCCTTTATCACTGCAGAAAACAAGTTTGAGGCACTCGCCGCCAATGATTCGTTAGTCGAAGTCAGTGGAGTTTTGAAAACCATTGCCTCTTCTCTGATGAAGATCGCAAACGATATTAGGTGGTTGGCCTCTGGCCCACGCTCTGGGATTGGAGAAATCTCCATTCCCGAAAATGAACCCGGCTCGTCCATTATGCCAGGAAAGGTCAATCCCACACAATCCGAAGCTATGACGATGGTGGCCGCACAGGTCATTGGAAATGATGTGGCAGTGAATGTAGGAGGATCTTCCGGTAATTTTGAACTGAACGTATTCAAACCACTGATTATTTTTAATGTTCTCAATTCCATACGCCTGTTAGCGGATGCGATTCTGTCTTTTGAAGAACATTGCGCAAGAGGAATAGAACCAAACCTTGAAACGATCGATCAAAATTTAAATCGTTCGTTAATGCTTGTGACAGCATTAAACCCTTATATTGGATATGACAAAGCTGCCAAAATTGCTAAAACAGCTCACAAAGAAAACTCTACGTTAAAAGAAGCGGGAATCAAATTAGGCATTTTGACAGCAGAAGAATTTGATCTTTGGGTGAAACCGGAAGAGATGATCTCGCCTCAAGAGTAG
- a CDS encoding cation:proton antiporter produces MKSSLFYFLAVAIFFSSLAFVFYLSQLYFPLNHGLNPLSLEFNFSTFFVGIFAHLKSPFGRLLLQILLILVTCKIFSFLFSLVRIPTVIGEITGGLVLGPSLLGMLAPEFSEMIFPASSMGSLKLLSQVGLIFFMFLIGLETDWKNLHGSLHTAVVISHVSIMFPFLLGVVSSLFLFETLAPEKVSFLSFSLFLGISMSITAFPVLARIIQEKKLNTERSGVLAITCAAADDVTAWLILAMILGLTSSDSMSGVLLCFLGVVLFLYLAFKYVRKRFASSLSKLDDIDFLPSSIVFFLFIWLTFSSLFTESMGIHSLFGAFIAGSTIPANHKIRKIIINKFQDVSVIFLLPLFFAYSGLKTQIGLLSDPNLFLICLLILFVAILGKLGGSTISARFLGESWKDSLIIGILMNTRGLMELIVLNIGLEMGIIGPELFTIMVIMALVTTAMSGPAINLVQKIFKKKDIPNLIPISENSQQVTASKILIAFARPKTGIDLVKLCYKIFPNAKFRTFHVNQNYNFDIEQSQYEMSILFENIRFISANEGIPVDFQFSSSENFESALWEQLDEYKPDLIILGSPNVDSWKEIYKGTIKKILKSTDCSVAVFVNKGLESLNKIFVESESAKALSIINKMGGDSSLFREWKEGDHFEPNHHIFVRDWNSEEDFEFMKKNYLILGRKRI; encoded by the coding sequence ATGAAGTCCTCACTATTTTATTTCCTAGCGGTAGCTATTTTTTTTAGTTCACTCGCATTTGTTTTTTACCTCAGTCAGTTGTATTTCCCACTCAATCACGGTTTAAATCCTTTGAGTTTGGAATTTAACTTCTCTACTTTTTTTGTAGGTATCTTTGCTCATTTAAAATCTCCCTTCGGGCGATTGCTTCTGCAAATTTTACTAATCCTTGTTACATGCAAGATCTTTTCTTTTTTGTTTTCGTTGGTTCGAATACCCACTGTGATCGGAGAAATCACAGGAGGTTTGGTACTCGGGCCCTCCCTTCTTGGAATGTTGGCTCCCGAATTTTCCGAAATGATCTTTCCTGCCTCTTCTATGGGTTCATTAAAATTACTCAGCCAAGTGGGTTTGATATTTTTTATGTTTCTCATCGGGCTCGAAACTGACTGGAAAAATTTACATGGAAGTCTCCACACAGCAGTTGTCATCAGCCATGTATCGATCATGTTCCCATTTTTACTTGGGGTCGTTTCTTCCTTATTTTTATTTGAAACATTAGCACCCGAAAAAGTTTCATTTTTATCCTTCAGTTTATTTTTAGGTATCTCCATGTCGATCACCGCTTTTCCTGTGTTAGCACGGATTATTCAGGAAAAAAAATTAAATACCGAAAGGTCGGGAGTTCTTGCGATCACTTGTGCTGCAGCAGATGATGTCACGGCATGGCTGATTTTGGCTATGATTTTGGGACTCACCTCTTCCGATTCTATGTCAGGAGTTTTACTTTGTTTTTTAGGAGTGGTTCTCTTTCTTTATTTAGCATTCAAATATGTAAGGAAAAGGTTTGCGAGTAGTCTTTCCAAATTAGATGATATCGATTTTCTTCCTAGTTCCATTGTATTTTTCCTATTTATTTGGCTTACTTTTTCATCTTTATTCACTGAATCAATGGGGATCCACTCATTATTCGGAGCGTTTATCGCTGGTTCTACGATTCCAGCAAATCATAAAATCAGAAAAATTATCATTAATAAATTCCAAGATGTAAGTGTAATTTTTCTTCTTCCTTTATTTTTTGCATACTCAGGATTAAAAACGCAGATCGGACTTTTATCAGATCCAAATCTATTTTTGATTTGTTTATTGATTCTGTTTGTTGCCATTCTCGGTAAGTTAGGTGGTAGTACTATATCAGCCAGATTTTTGGGTGAATCCTGGAAAGATTCCCTTATCATCGGAATCCTTATGAATACAAGAGGACTTATGGAACTCATTGTGTTAAACATCGGATTAGAAATGGGAATCATTGGACCAGAGTTATTCACCATTATGGTGATTATGGCATTGGTTACAACAGCGATGAGTGGTCCGGCCATTAACTTAGTGCAGAAAATTTTTAAAAAGAAAGACATTCCAAATCTTATCCCTATTTCAGAAAATTCACAACAAGTGACTGCTTCCAAAATTTTGATCGCCTTTGCGAGACCCAAAACAGGGATTGATTTGGTAAAACTTTGTTATAAAATTTTTCCTAATGCAAAATTTCGAACCTTCCATGTGAATCAAAATTACAACTTTGATATTGAACAATCACAGTACGAAATGTCCATCCTCTTCGAAAACATTAGATTTATTTCTGCAAATGAAGGGATCCCTGTTGACTTTCAATTTTCCTCTTCGGAAAATTTTGAATCAGCTTTATGGGAACAGTTGGATGAATACAAACCAGATCTTATCATATTAGGATCACCAAATGTAGATTCATGGAAAGAAATTTATAAAGGTACGATTAAAAAGATTTTAAAATCTACCGATTGTTCTGTGGCTGTATTCGTAAACAAAGGACTCGAATCACTCAATAAAATATTTGTGGAATCTGAATCAGCGAAGGCTCTGTCCATCATCAACAAAATGGGAGGAGATTCAAGTTTGTTTCGAGAGTGGAAAGAGGGAGATCATTTTGAACCAAACCATCATATCTTCGTAAGAGATTGGAATTCAGAAGAGGATTTCGAATTTATGAAAAAGAACTATTTGATTTTAGGTAGAAAACGAATCTAA
- a CDS encoding SRPBCC domain-containing protein, protein MKFKASPMTIYQCIADSKKVTSLTGEAATISKHIGGTFSTMSGKVSGIIVDLAPSKRIVQAWRRSDFPEGIFSMASFTFKETSEGGTEVVLTHRGVPKELIPDIEEGWRQNYWDKIRNVVKTLDSFST, encoded by the coding sequence GTGAAATTTAAAGCCTCACCTATGACAATTTACCAATGCATTGCTGATTCGAAGAAGGTCACTTCACTCACTGGGGAAGCGGCCACGATCAGCAAACATATCGGTGGTACGTTTTCCACTATGTCTGGAAAAGTTTCCGGAATCATCGTCGATCTTGCTCCTTCAAAACGAATTGTCCAAGCTTGGAGAAGATCCGATTTTCCCGAAGGAATTTTTTCGATGGCATCCTTTACCTTCAAAGAAACTTCTGAAGGTGGAACTGAGGTTGTACTCACGCATCGTGGTGTTCCGAAGGAACTTATCCCTGATATAGAAGAAGGTTGGCGCCAAAACTATTGGGATAAGATTCGGAATGTTGTGAAAACTTTAGATTCGTTTTCTACCTAA
- a CDS encoding fumarate hydratase: MPEFFYADPFPLKEDTTEYKLLTKDFVSTVPFGDKEILKVEPEGLTFLAEKAMEDVSFYLRTAHLEKVRKILDDPEATPNDRFVAMALLKNAVIAADKQLPSCQDTGTGIVMAKKGEYVITGGDDAEALSRGIYNTYVNRNLRYSQVVPLTMYDEVNSGSNLPAQIDIYSTPGDKYSFLFLAKGGGSANKTYLFQETKALLNPASLEKFITEKVSNLGTAACPPYHIAVVIGGTSAEANLKTVKLASAGYLDHLPTKGDKFGSAFRDIELEEKMLLAAQKSGIGAQFGGKYLAHDFKVIRLPRHGASCPVGLGVSCSADRNIKGKITKDGIYLEKLEYDPSKFLPTIDDVDSSTESVHINLNQPMPEILKVLTKYPVKTRVMLSGRLVVARDIAHAKLKEKLDKGEPLPEYFKNHPVYYAGPAKTPEGMPSGSFGPTTAGRMDSYVPLFQEKGYSMISLAKGNRSKVVTDSCKKNGGFYLGSIGGPAALLAKENIKKVEVLDFPELGMEAVWSIDVENFPAFIVVDDKGNDFFQMLN, from the coding sequence ATGCCAGAGTTTTTTTACGCCGATCCTTTCCCTTTAAAAGAAGACACCACCGAATACAAATTATTAACAAAAGATTTTGTAAGCACTGTCCCCTTTGGTGATAAAGAAATTCTAAAAGTGGAACCGGAGGGTCTTACCTTCCTTGCGGAAAAGGCAATGGAAGATGTATCTTTTTATCTAAGAACTGCACACCTGGAAAAAGTTCGTAAAATTTTAGATGATCCGGAAGCAACACCAAACGATCGTTTTGTGGCCATGGCTCTCCTTAAAAATGCTGTGATTGCCGCAGACAAACAGCTCCCTTCCTGCCAAGATACAGGAACCGGGATTGTGATGGCAAAAAAAGGGGAATATGTGATCACCGGTGGCGATGACGCAGAAGCTCTTTCTCGTGGAATTTATAATACCTATGTCAACAGAAACTTACGTTATTCACAAGTGGTTCCTCTCACTATGTATGACGAGGTCAATTCCGGTTCCAATTTACCCGCTCAGATCGATATTTATTCCACACCTGGCGATAAATACAGTTTTCTATTTTTAGCAAAAGGTGGTGGGTCTGCGAACAAGACGTATCTTTTCCAAGAAACAAAAGCACTTCTCAATCCGGCTTCTCTCGAAAAATTCATCACAGAAAAAGTATCCAACTTGGGTACAGCGGCTTGCCCTCCTTACCATATCGCAGTGGTGATTGGAGGAACGTCAGCAGAAGCAAATTTAAAGACCGTAAAACTGGCGTCAGCTGGGTATTTGGATCATTTGCCTACCAAAGGAGACAAATTTGGATCTGCTTTTCGCGATATAGAACTGGAAGAAAAAATGTTACTAGCAGCTCAAAAATCAGGGATTGGAGCTCAGTTTGGTGGAAAGTATTTAGCACATGATTTTAAGGTCATCCGTCTCCCTCGTCACGGTGCTTCTTGTCCAGTGGGACTTGGTGTGAGTTGCAGTGCGGATCGTAACATCAAAGGAAAAATCACAAAAGACGGAATCTATTTAGAAAAACTAGAATATGATCCTTCTAAGTTTTTGCCAACGATCGATGATGTGGATTCTAGTACGGAATCTGTACATATCAATCTTAACCAACCAATGCCTGAAATTTTAAAGGTTCTTACCAAATATCCTGTCAAAACACGTGTTATGTTGTCAGGTCGTTTGGTTGTGGCTCGTGATATTGCTCACGCCAAGTTAAAGGAAAAATTGGATAAGGGTGAACCTCTTCCTGAATATTTCAAAAACCATCCAGTGTATTATGCGGGTCCTGCCAAAACTCCAGAAGGAATGCCATCTGGTTCCTTTGGTCCAACCACAGCTGGTCGTATGGATAGTTACGTCCCACTTTTCCAAGAGAAAGGTTATTCTATGATTTCTCTTGCTAAGGGAAATCGTTCCAAGGTGGTCACTGATAGTTGCAAAAAAAATGGTGGGTTTTACCTCGGATCCATCGGTGGACCGGCGGCCCTTCTTGCGAAAGAAAATATCAAAAAGGTAGAAGTGTTGGATTTTCCAGAGTTAGGTATGGAAGCGGTTTGGTCCATTGATGTGGAAAATTTCCCTGCCTTCATCGTAGTGGATGATAAAGGAAATGATTTTTTCCAAATGTTGAATTAA
- a CDS encoding LA_2444/LA_4059 family outer membrane protein: MKQNLIYLILVSVSSMIFAEGREMETPTPEGKNKKSEWSLLLKRQTYHYLPYEYSSLTDKNESIVPTRSSSALKENGKVLIPFVFSYENLEKGFKVDLSYFEIEIVNANTLLYQQSAQGGNVSRFYLSPTARSEFELNLYQTFFLNKDWKLYLGGGVRNINRYLYGNYLGQGTFKEYFFTYGPQVSAQTIYQLTQELSFHLTMDVFYTQGTRFFKQPNLMEDRFQYSLSTAGTEGIFRGYEWDSSLSYSFHPNMKFFVGYNMIVSKFSYLHYNEIQFSRNTANLGSQNPSVTDNWEWNLPKKSENFDRLRGIYLGMMVSF, encoded by the coding sequence ATGAAACAGAACCTAATTTATCTAATCCTTGTTTCTGTCTCTTCAATGATTTTTGCGGAAGGGAGGGAAATGGAAACCCCAACCCCAGAAGGAAAAAACAAAAAATCAGAATGGAGTTTGCTCTTAAAAAGACAGACCTACCACTACCTACCTTACGAATACAGCTCTCTTACGGATAAAAATGAATCCATTGTCCCCACTCGTTCTAGTTCCGCTTTAAAAGAAAATGGAAAGGTTCTCATTCCCTTTGTATTCAGTTATGAAAACTTAGAGAAAGGATTCAAAGTCGATCTTTCTTATTTTGAAATTGAAATCGTAAATGCAAATACCCTACTTTACCAACAGTCGGCCCAAGGTGGAAATGTATCCCGGTTTTATCTTTCTCCGACGGCTCGCTCTGAGTTTGAACTGAACCTTTACCAAACATTTTTCCTTAACAAAGATTGGAAATTGTATCTGGGAGGTGGGGTTCGTAATATCAACAGATATCTCTATGGAAACTATTTAGGACAAGGGACCTTCAAAGAATACTTTTTTACCTATGGGCCGCAAGTCTCAGCCCAAACGATCTACCAACTCACCCAAGAATTGTCATTCCACCTAACAATGGATGTATTCTACACACAAGGCACTCGGTTTTTCAAACAACCCAACTTAATGGAAGACCGTTTCCAATATTCTCTATCCACCGCAGGAACAGAAGGAATCTTTCGCGGTTATGAATGGGATAGTTCTCTCTCCTATTCCTTTCATCCTAATATGAAATTTTTTGTGGGTTATAATATGATTGTTTCTAAGTTCTCCTATTTGCATTACAATGAAATTCAGTTTAGCCGTAACACTGCAAATTTAGGATCACAGAATCCTTCCGTGACAGACAATTGGGAATGGAACCTGCCGAAAAAATCAGAAAACTTTGATCGTTTGCGTGGGATTTATTTGGGAATGATGGTCAGTTTTTAA
- a CDS encoding methyltransferase domain-containing protein: MLDIVREKIKRTNIQNAEVIHSNFLQKSKTKKADILLVSLVLLHIPDTKKILKFFYEILNPQGKIILVDFDKNEKIYHPKVHNGFTDLEIKSLFSEVGFQNINKKTFHHGKNIFMKEDASLFLATGIK, encoded by the coding sequence ATGTTAGACATTGTCCGAGAAAAAATCAAAAGAACAAATATACAGAATGCAGAGGTAATCCACTCCAACTTTCTGCAAAAATCAAAAACAAAAAAAGCAGATATTTTACTGGTTTCTTTGGTTCTATTGCATATCCCCGATACAAAAAAGATTTTAAAGTTTTTTTATGAAATCCTAAATCCCCAAGGAAAGATCATCCTTGTTGATTTTGATAAAAATGAAAAGATTTACCATCCGAAAGTGCATAACGGATTTACCGATTTAGAAATTAAGTCCTTATTTTCTGAAGTTGGGTTTCAGAATATAAATAAGAAAACATTTCATCATGGAAAAAATATTTTTATGAAGGAAGATGCTTCGCTTTTTTTGGCAACAGGGATCAAATGA
- a CDS encoding DUF3147 family protein, giving the protein MVFLIIKYLVTAALVVIISEVAKRNDRVGSLIASLPLVTILTLFWLKFENAGREKISNHAYYTFWFVIPTLPMFLLFPKLNATFGFWVAMFFSIVLTIVLFYLYQLVLNRFGIRLL; this is encoded by the coding sequence ATGGTTTTTTTGATTATCAAATACTTAGTCACTGCTGCACTTGTTGTCATCATTTCGGAAGTGGCAAAACGAAATGATCGTGTAGGAAGCCTCATCGCATCTCTTCCATTGGTTACCATTCTTACATTGTTTTGGTTAAAATTTGAAAATGCAGGTAGGGAAAAAATTTCGAACCATGCCTATTATACTTTTTGGTTTGTGATTCCAACTTTACCTATGTTTTTATTATTTCCAAAACTAAATGCTACTTTCGGGTTTTGGGTCGCCATGTTCTTCAGTATAGTTTTAACTATTGTTTTGTTTTATCTATATCAGTTGGTTCTAAATCGATTCGGAATTCGTTTGTTATAA
- a CDS encoding DUF1801 domain-containing protein has translation MPNTALEYIQSLPEDRKEAFLKLRNTVKKNLPKGFEETIQYKMIGYVVPKKTYPAGYHVTPELALPFLHIASQKNGLALYHMGIYADLKLLKWFQTEYPKHCKTKLDMGKSCIRFKNLDDIPWKLIGELVSKMSPKDWIQIYEKNLPSSKRN, from the coding sequence ATGCCAAACACTGCTCTCGAATACATCCAATCCTTACCAGAAGATCGAAAAGAAGCTTTCCTCAAACTTCGAAATACAGTCAAAAAAAATCTCCCCAAGGGTTTTGAGGAAACCATCCAATACAAAATGATTGGTTATGTAGTGCCTAAAAAAACATATCCTGCGGGATATCATGTAACACCGGAACTAGCTCTTCCCTTTCTCCATATTGCTTCCCAAAAGAATGGACTTGCTCTCTATCATATGGGAATTTATGCCGATCTAAAATTACTCAAATGGTTCCAAACCGAATATCCCAAACATTGTAAAACTAAACTGGATATGGGAAAAAGTTGTATTCGTTTTAAAAACTTAGATGATATTCCTTGGAAATTGATTGGGGAACTGGTGTCGAAGATGAGTCCTAAGGATTGGATTCAGATTTATGAAAAAAATCTGCCAAGTTCAAAACGAAACTAA